A genomic region of Eucalyptus grandis isolate ANBG69807.140 chromosome 5, ASM1654582v1, whole genome shotgun sequence contains the following coding sequences:
- the LOC120293797 gene encoding TMV resistance protein N-like: MIACYACGSLDELKILVVEEVSSLLWTRRTDVPDHLVGVKGRTDEIMKRLDLEAFDVRFIVIYGMGGIGKTTLAEAVFRQISPQFQGHCCFLKDVWTHDIINLQKKLLFDILHLSCTGLSFINEGADMIKTRFHDNKVLIILDDIDNRDQIMRLAGEPNWFGGGSRIIITTRNVEFLVNECEDDNVPSSNSGQFSFYNMLEMDSHDALQLFCERALGCAKPPYDYMVIANKLINTLRGLPLALDVVGSTLRGKSQKTWENTLYKLNTMMSEDVKKKLMISYEALDAKQQQIYLDIACFFIDKNKTIAIKYWDAVFGYPTEIEVKILTRMSLIKILDNDILWMHDQLRDLGRDIVHPESCNTHLRGSRLWLPKDAFHIVQSKKGTENIVGLNLGTLESDATYKFKRKEFASLVNLRFLQLDHGNFKGDFKDLLSELRLLSWSNCPSEFQATNFGLKNLVLVMLLGNNITEDLGRMVSNHGAVPASVEAAKGEGTPVRPDGGRRRSGGGRRRLNGTEQRRNRGWTAALDVDQARDDAAEGGDAQAALGGNFSCGCLLQRR; encoded by the exons ATGATTGCATGTTATGCATGTGGCAGCTTAGATGAACTTAAGATTCTCGTAGTCGAAGAGGTTTCTAGTTTGTTATGGACGAGAAGGACAGATGTGCCTGATCATTTGGTGGGAGTTAAGGGTCGAACGGATGAGATTATGAAGCGGTTAGATCTAGAAGCTTTTGATGTACGGTTTATTGTGATTTATGGTATGGGTGGCATCGGAAAGACGACACTGGCTGAGGCTGTCTTCAGACAAATCTCCCCTCAATTTCAGGGACATTGCTGCTTTCTTAAAGATGTTTGGACTCATGATATAATAAActtacaaaagaaattgttgttCGACATTCTCCATTTGAGTTGCACAGGCCTATCCTTCATCAATGAAGGGGCTGATATGATCAAGACAAGATTTCATGACAATAAAGTTCTTATTATTCTTGATGACATCGACAATCGAGACCAAATCATGAGACTTGCCGGCGAGCCCAACTGGTTTGGTGGGGGCAGTAGAATCATCATAACAACTAGGAATGTTGAATTCCTTGTAAATGAATGTGAGGATGACAATGTCCCATCCTCTAATAGTGGACAATTTTCATTCTACAATATGCTGGAGATGGATTCGCATGATGCTCTTCAACTTTTTTGTGAGCGTGCCTTGGGATGTGCCAAGCCTCCGTATGATTACATGGTTATTGCAAATAAGCTAATCAATACACTCAGAGGACTTCCATTGGCTCTCGATGTTGTAGGTTCCACACTCCGCGGAAAATCCCAAAAGACATGGGAAAACACCCTATATAAGTTGAATACTATGATGAGTGAGGATGTAAAGAAGAAGTTGATGATAAGCTATGAAGCATTGGATGCTAAGCAACaacaaatttatcttgataTCGCATGTTTCttcattgacaaaaataaaacaattgcaATCAAATATTGGGACGCAGTCTTTGGGTATCCCACCGAAATCGAAGTCAAGATCCTCACACGTATGTCTCTAATAAAAATCTTGGACAACGATATTTTATGGATGCACGACCAActtagagatcttggaagggatATTGTCCACCCGGAAAGCTGCAACACACATTTAAGGGGTAGCAGATTGTGGTTACCCAAGGATGCCTTCCATATAGTGCAGAGCAAAAAG GGAACTGAGAACATAGTAGGGCTCAATCTTGGCACGCTTGAATCTGATGCAACGTACAAATTTAAACGTAAGGAATTTGCGAGTTTGGTCAATCTTAGGTTCCTTCAATTGGACCATGGAAACTTCAAAGGAGACTTTAAAGATCTTTTATCAGAGTTAAGATTGCTCTCTTGGAGCAATTGCCCTTCTGAATTCCAAGCTACCAACTTTGGGTTGAAGAACTTAGTACTTGTCAtgcttttggggaataacattacTGAAGATTTGGGAAGGATGGTGTCAAATCATG GGGCGGTTCCGGCGTCAGttgaggcggccaagggcgAGGGGACTCCGGTGAGGCCGGATGGTGGCCGGAGGAGGTCGGGCGGCGGCCGGAGGCGACTGAACGGGACTGAGCAGAGGCGAAACAGAGGCTGGACAGCAGCTCTGGACGTCGACCAAGCCAGGGACGACGCGGCTGAAGGCGGAGACGCGCAGGCGGCGCTTGGCGGCAACTTCAGCTGCGGTTGCTTGCTGCAGCGGCGATGA
- the LOC120293796 gene encoding TMV resistance protein N-like gives MKRKREEKERATAASTSSSRDDGLGSGYEVFLNFRGPDTRLTMADCLYNGLIGVGIRAFKDNEELRFGEEIEGGLLQAINDSRIYIPIFSKGYASSKWCLRELARIVELSRGNDEKVILPIFYDLNVDDVKLKTKLYRKALRKHKSKYGKDLAKKWKKALREVFQN, from the coding sequence atgaagagaaagagggaggaaaaagagagggcGACAGCAGCTTCAACAAGCAGTAGCCGTGATGACGGATTGGGAAGTGGCTACGAGGTGTTCCTGAATTTCAGAGGTCCCGACACCCGTTTAACCATGGCTGATTGTCTCTACAATGGCCTGATTGGTGTAGGGATCCGTGCTTTCAAAGACAACGAAGAGCTCCGATTTGGCGAAGAGATCGAAGGTGGTCTCTTGCAAGCAATCAATGACTCCAGAATTTACATCCCGATATTCTCCAAAGGCTACGCTTCAAGTAAGTGGTGCCTCCGTGAGCTGGCACGCATAGTGGAGCTATCAAGAGGTAACGATGAGAAAGTGATCCTCCCTATATTTTACGACTTGAACGTGGATGATGTCAAGCTTAAGACTAAGTTATATCGGAAGGCCCTTCGGAAGCACAAGAGCAAATATGGGAAAGATTTAGCAAAGAAGTGGAAGAAGGCTTTAAGAGAGGTTTTtcagaattag